From Quercus robur chromosome 8, dhQueRobu3.1, whole genome shotgun sequence:
TTAGtccaatttttctttattattattattaattttttttttgcattgaagTTCATGTTACTGTTACCAAGGAGTGCACAGAATCTCCACACAACCATGCTGGAAAGCGTCACAATAGTGACCAAAGGATGAGTAAGTTTATTAccacaacaattttcacaactttGACCACAACTCGTCCACGTGATGAATTGTaagtaatagaaaaaaaataacagaTTCATATGAGTTTATATTTTCACTGCTCATAAGTCGTTAAGTGGACAAATGATAACaaagttattaaaataattatggtATCAGACTTAGTTCCCAAAAAGAAAGCTAGCCTACAAGATACGACATAATCATATAgtataaaaaactttttttccaTGAGAGAtataataattaagaaattgcTTGAAGGACGTGAATAATCAATATTGAATTGCATTTGACCTGCATTGTAATGCAAGCATGGTTTAGTTGTTGTTACCTCGGGATGATGATTGCATAGTATTCCATGAAAgttagaattaaaataaaattgatgatgactataaaaataatttaattatgaaACGTAAAGATTtgaccttttgtttttttatatactataaGCTGATGATTAACGGTGAAAACCAAGCGGTGGGTACAATCAGACAGTTCACGTGGGAAGATTCATTTTTGATAATTAGTTGTTGTTTGGTAAACCCAATCCAAAACAAACCcgattttgtttttaatatatggCAAGGAGAGATATGGCAGCTGGGTGTATTGAAGGCTCTAACATGGTATCCTATGCAAAATTGGTGAGGGTTGATGTGAGAGAAGCTAATAAGATGTGCCGTTTTTTAGAGGACGTGCAATATATATACCCTTCACGCTCATCTAAAGGGATTTGAAGAACACACACTTCAAAGACAAGGACGTATTAACTTCATTTCATTAAAGTCAATTCACAACAATCTGTTTAAGACTTATGTGTGTGGGATGACATAAGCTCGTTAATAATATCTATTTAGAATGTATttttaagattattattatttttttatagataacttcaatttttagtgtccgctcctgatgatagttttttttattatcaaatcaagacattaatcaatttttggtgtatatGAGAATTGAACTCTCAATCTTTTATCCAATcgtcagaaactttaccagttaagcaTGAGATAACTCcactttttttcaaatatatttgaataaCATGAATACATTTTCttcaaaatgcttttttttttttggaaactatgagaatatttaaaattaaggattatcatcctaaattttagatatatatatatatatatagttaatgaGACTCATTTCAACACAATTCATGAGACCAAGCGtctttctcccccccccccccccccccaccaccccGGCTGCCGCGGGTGTGTAGAACAAAACTAGTTctcccattctttttttttttagcctagTCCCAAAGGTGATCAAGGTCAAGCTATTGGTATAAAATTGTTTGTGTGtagatttaaaatttgtaaaaaataggaaaaattggAAGAGATATTGTAGATAATTATAGAGGAATATAGAAATTGGTTGGAATATGGCTACATGCTTgtaaaattgaatatttaattacatcaaaggaaaaaaaaaaaaaaaaaaaggaacatatCACCTtgttataggaaaaaaaatggatttttaaaaaatttataactaaacACAATTACAATGAATATACTTGCTTTAcaatagaagttttttttttttttttttttttttttttttttttttaaggacaaaacttaggtacaacaTTCAAGTGTTGTTCATTATGTTCCCTTCTTAAGATTCAGTTATGTGGCTTTTTTCTCATGTGCAGGAGTGTATTTTTAATTAAGTGTTGTCACATGGTTGAATATTAAGAGAGAAATTTAAGGAACAACACataagtattgtacctaagtttttatttttatttttttatttaaatttttaactaaatgattgaaattttaaagaaaaatgcattATATTGGAATACATTTTGCCAGCAGAATTACCAAATACTAccttaataaattaatgataatGTGTTCTTGTATTGAAAAAAAGATACTATATGTTAGAGTGAGATAACTTGGATTTAGTAAGAAATATGTCAATTTTGGAAGTTAATTATCTATCCGCTTAACTTGCTTAAATTAgtccttctaatttttttttttttttttttaactttgggctaaaatgtttctttcttctctaaactttacatgaattttatttttcattcataaactttgaaaaaatcattttttgtctCTATACCATTAAAAATGTTacaattattaattttcaatttaaaaaatttatttttatccctaaattattgtaaaaagtACTTTATTTGTTCATGTGTTAGTCCCTAACCCATTGAAAAAATCTCTCCTTTAAAATTTAGGGGAAAAAGTGAGATTTATGCAAACTTTGGGAATAGAAACaatattttagccaaaaaaagtCTTAATTAGTGAATTGAATTATCTTTTCACAACATTATAAAAGaacatataaagaaagaaaatgatatagtcacacactattttttaaattgttaatgTGGTGAGgagttattggtaagtaaaaaagtgaaatATTAATAGTGGGTCCAGATtagaatcaataaaaatttgccacatcaatagtttataaaatattgtaaaatagtttataactgtagtattactcaaataaataagacaagtgattaaaatctaataatttttattaagagTTTTGTATTTCAATTGATACTTCCAAGTGTTTCTAACGAGGTGTTAAGAATTCAAATTCTTCCTCTAATGATTGACATATTTATGTCGTCATGTAAGAATtgatcaaaaaacaaaaatctatacATCTTACTCTATTGGTTGATTTTGTGGGGGAAAACTTATCACATCTTGGGTAAAGAATCTAGAAATGCACCATTACGAGGAGGAGTGCGTGTTGTTCACTCCAATAAAAGAGCGTAGGGCCGGTCGTTAGGCTACAAAGTTACTACCTTTTGCCCCTAACGTAAGATTTACGTTCCATATATTGTCAATCCAGAACCAGAAAAGCAAAAGGGTAACTATGTGAAATGAAATCTCAGATCATGCAAGGTGTTTTATGCTGTGGCCCTGTGCGATCAAGCTCAAAGATTGCCGGGAAAAAGGCTGCATTAACCCCTTATATTAGGCCACAGTACTCggttacttttaaaaaaattaaaaaaattaaaaaaaatcccttaTCATTCCTTATAATAATTGTTATTTTGAATGGCTTTTAATCTATAAATCTATATAATTGGAAGATTAGTAATATAGGCATATATGAGTAGTAAAACAAAAGATTAACATACCATAATATAacgcacaaaaaaaaagaaagaagaagaagaacccatgatgataaattaatttgtaattatgGTCAATAAGTGGTAAAGTAATAATCACCATTCACTCCACAATGGACAATTCACATGGTGAAAATGACAAAacttccaaaacaaaaaaaacaaaaacagttaaaaactgtttttaatACCAATACGCCAAAGTCCGTAACAAAGCTCAGCCAAATCTCTCAGCTGCAACGCTGCTTCCTATACTCATTCTATTTGTTAcctgaaaaaaagaagaagccaaaCATGGAAACCCATCACACAGTTTATACACATGGAAATtagcccaaacccaaaaaacacaATAAGCACATGAACCCAACATCACAAAAAACACAATAAGCACATGAACCCAACATCACATATTTGCACAACTATTATATATATGGACATATATTTCAATTGCAATAGACTGTGTCAATTCACTCAATTGTAACCTAGTattaaccaaaagaaaaaagaaaaaagaaaaaaaaaacccccaaagTGCAATGACTCAGccaagttttaacttttaatacgACAACCAGGTCATTTTCCTAACAAGAGATATATAGAATAAAGAACCAGTAacaaccctctctctctctctctctctcttaccttCGAATGCACGCCTTCCCAACtcttttggtcttttttttcctacataTATAGCACGCCACTCCGCACCTCTCGCCTCTATTTCCATTCaattcacaaacacaaaaacgaCCTCGAACACAATATACCAAAACCATGTCCACCGATCTCGAATTCTTACACGACCTCtccaaatccaaaaccaaaaccaaactaCTCACGGTCAAGACTACTCGAActacatcatcatcaacaacaccTCAAGTGGGTGGCTTCAACGATAATATTGGtgccaacaacaacaacaacaacaacaacgtagTCGAGACACAAAATAAGAATATTAATGTCGAGGAGGATGACAAcaaagaggaggaggaggactGTTGTCGAACACCAACATCCAAGGAACATAGAATTCCTAAGATCCTAGATTGTCCCCCGGCGCCACGGAAGCCAAAAAGAGCACCCACATGCAAAAGAAAACTCTCCGAGCTTCAATTCTTCGAGATCGTGAACCGCGAAGAGGTCGATTCGTTTTTCAGATCGAGTTTCGAGCAGTTAGCTGTTATTACGTCTAACAAGAGGAACTGTTGCTCgtgtaaatgaagaagaagaagaagaagaagaagaagaagaagaagaaaaatacagcTCGCCAGGGTTGAAAATTTTACACgactatttgttttctttttctttttaaaaatttttttttcgttatatataatttgtaatgCTGGGTATATGGTTGAcgtgttcatatatatatatccatccCACTTCTGCATAAGATTTGGATTCTGGGTCCTAATGGGTGTCTGAAGTTTTAGATTATTTGGGATCTGAACCCTCTTGgtcatataaattaattaaattatgcaTTTTATGTATTTCATTTTAGTGATGTGATTATCAGAACAAAGAAGAGTTAAATTCTGGATATCGTCGGTAAAAACATAAGAAGGTTTCGATAGTATTCAGtcggattttattttttactttttgttggttttgttttttaccCTGTTGTGGGGGCCGGAGAGATTAAAGAGGTTAAAAAGGTTAATGTGTATTGCAAAGTATAATTATGCAGAGAAGGATTTCGATTTGGTAGATGTGGTTGGttggttattttatattttataaatataattttataggtACGTAGAAGATTGGGAATTATTTTACAGGTTGTTGGTTAATGGTTCATCTGTCTTGTGTTTGACATATTTGTGTTGAGTGATTGACACGGCTTTGGGATTGATAAACTTTgattttcagagagagagagagagagagatagagagaagttTGTACGTGTTAATGACCAGAAAACGATGCAATGTGCTATGTCGTGCGGTACTTGTATTCAATTAAATATAcgatcaaaattcaaaactgaaAGAAATAATTTATCACATACATCATCTTTGCGTCAAAACTGTAGTCATAATTATAACTAAACCATTAAGGCTGTTCAAGTATCCAATGTTTCATTTTGTCAAACATCCAATTTGCCATTTGGCACACATCAAATGACGTTTATTGCCTGCAAATAGACCTTAATAGCGTTAACATTCCAAAATTTTATCACATCCTATTTTACTATATCAAAAAACTACTCTATTAATTATGttatatcattttacaataccttcagtatcctaattttattttataatacaactcattaaaataatatttcttcacaataaaataatatatcccaaaacctaaataaaaacaaaaacccaaaaacccccagagagagagagagaaattgataaagtagatgaatagaatattattatttaatttttttttttttaagaattgagttacagtgcaattctacttttagaattgcactgtagcactattgcaaatttCTTTTGCAATAATTGGTTTTTACAAGTCCAAATGTGTGGGGGGTTTTGGACTTTTATGCTAAATTTTTCCTACATAAGGTATATGTCATtcccaatgtgaatgctcttaaaaGCATCCTTATCAAGAATtgcaaaaatgctaaaacttaaatttcagtATCTGAAACTCAAAAAACCAACTCCATCAAAACTTGCATATGCTAAAAGATTTGTCATCTTGTTATAGTGCACTTTCATTTTTTAGAGTGCATTGTAGCTATTAGAGTTGTCCACAGGTTGGTCCGGgttgggtttgtgcccaacccggaatCGACCCGCTGGAATCAGGTGGAGAAAAAAGGCACCTGCCGTCGACCCGCTGGAGTAATCGGGTCGGGCGGTTCAGAACATCAACGGGTGGCAGGCGGGTTAGTTGGATTCGAGACAACGAGAAAACGGTGGAAAAAACCTAGATTTGGCGAAAATCTCACCGGATTTTATGAGATTTCGCCAGATCCGGTGAAAATCTCACTAGATTCGATGATATTTTGCCAAATCCGGTCAAAATCTCACCGGATCTAAGGAAAATAGTGCCGGAATCTAGAAAAATATCACCGAAATCTAGAAAATTTTGGTTGGAATCTAGAAATCTTTCAGTTGGTTTGGATTTTAAGGGAGGAAAACCGAAACCCGACCCGCCAGAATCGGTTTTTGGTGATGAAGACCCGCCGTCGACCAGTTGGAGTAGTCAGGTCTGCTGGTTTCGGGTTGGATCTGGTTGGTTCTTCAGGTGGGTCGAGTACTCGGATGAATTTGGAAAGCCCTAGTAGctatatcttatatataaaaaaaaattgttttaaagctctctctctcttcttctctttaaaaaacatattttatttcttaatttttttattctttccttcttctttgtttagACTTGCcgttcctctatttttttttctcgctcTCTAAAATCGATCTCCCTGTGGCTCCCCCCTTGAAGCTATCTCACGACTTGGGCTTGAACCAATGAATCTACTTCCCttccaattatttatttattttttttcagtgAGTTTCGATGGTGGGTCACGGTGGCGGTGATGTATGAGTTTGATTTGGAGGCATGGTGGTGAGATCGGTGAGTCTGTGGGTTGGATCTTTGGgtaacaattttgttttgatgGCTGGTTGTTTTTGCTAgatggttgtggtttttttttttttttttttttttttttccttcttcctgcAATGGGTTAGATTAGCCACCGGTGAGTGCTTGGCtgagattttgtttttgcagTGGCTGGTTGTTTTTGTGGTGGTTGGTTGTGATTTTGGTGGATGGTTGTGGTTATActttgagttttttctttttcttttcctcctgTAGGTGGTTGTGGTTGCCACAGTGGTGCTGTgacttgtggtggtggtggctatgGTGGGTTGTGGTTGCTACAATGGTGGTTATGACAAGTGGAGCGGTGGTAGGGGTGGTGGAGGAGGTGGTTGCTATAGTTTTTTGtgtagttgttttattattattttaatgagtagtttatattatctaaatgaaatggtaaaaaatatagaagtttCGATGTTTGATGTATCTTAAAGTGGGgtggtataatagataaagtaggtttttgaagcgttaaatgctaaaatttttagaatccttgatgggaatgctctaaagCCACAATCTTGTTCATGAAAGTTTAGGGGTTAATTACCACAAATgtagcaattttattttatttttcttgcaagCAATGGGATTTGAATCCATGAAATTGAGTTATTGTAAGCTCATCATGTCATGGGTTTCAATTGggccaaattttgaattaattaataGGTAATTAATGATATGGCTACCTCTTTCTAACATGGTCAAATTTGTAGTGACTTTGACTAGTTATGTGACTTGAAACTCATTTAGAAGAACAATTTCTATCCGTAATAACGTATCCCAACCACCTTGATCAGGAAAGATCAAAATTATTGCCACCATTTCACTTAAATTGTTCACCATTAATATTGGAGGGGGAAAATTTCATAACATGAGACATATTCTgaaattgaacaattttttttcttagtaagtCTCATGCcacaaatttttcacaattacttttatgatttgttgttgCACAATAAAAATAGTGTCAATAAGAATTCATGTAAAAGTAATATTACTCTTAGGAAGAATAGGTCATATTAAGCAATCATGGAAAAAAAAACTGTGAAAAGTATTATGTTCCAGATATATATTACTCATTTTTTCATAGAATATGTTGAGATGCATTACATGTATAGATATACTACTAATAGGCTTTTATAGTTGAAATgctaatcaatatatatatatatttttttggtaataatcAATCAAAGTTAATTCACATGCATGTACCATGTGAAATAACTCATACCacgttaatataatataaatctaATTTGAGGCCATCTCTCCTAGAGTAGAAACCAGAAACTAAAACAAGACATCTTTTAGTCTTGTATCTCGAGCCACATCCACCTAATTGCCATCACTCCACTTCAATAATTAACCAGTTgtataatgaaaaataataacacCATGATGTAAGACATTTGGCATATAGTCCAAAACTTAAGCATGTCTTACTAGTACATTATTGGAATCCATTTCGATTTATGATATATAATCTACATGTATAAATCATCTCAAATAATGTTTATATGTAAAATACtcgaattaattttttttccattaaaaaaatgtctCAAATCATCTGAGGGAATATATATCACCATCGATCCAAGATCATATACATATGGGACATGGTCTAGTTTAAGAGGTACTTCCATGTGACAATATAAAAAGCATAGACACACTAATTAATATAGCAAAAAAGAGGTCCCTTCTGGGGACAAATCAATCCCAAACAATATTGACATTGATTGAAAAAGCCATGCAATGCATATATTTTAATGGCAAATTATGTGCTTGGCTTCAGTTTTACGTGTCTTTGAGTTGCTGCAAAAGTGGGTTTAGAATATAAATAAGGAAAATTAGTCATCCATGACCAGGAATATATTAATAACAAGGCTTTGGAGAGAGCTTAAAATATAAGCAACTCTGTGTATCTCAATTTTGACGGAATAAAGTTCATTCAGTGCGAAGGAATATGAGACACAGAGAAAAAGAAGGCGAACAAATATGCATAAAGCAATGGTATATAGCAAGTAAGCATATAAAAAAcccaagggaaaaaaaagaaagatggtaAGCATTATTAAGATTAAAAGAGGGATTGCTACTTTTACACAGTCCTAAAAGCCTGTGAGTCAGCCAATCACAAGCTTAGGAAGCGTCAATGTCAAGGATGCTAAAGGGATCATGAGAAACTAATGAGACAACCAATGAGAACTTTACAGGTATTAGAAAAAAAAGGTATTCTTTTTcgctttctttatttatttatttttatcttttttccaTATACTcaatgttatatatttttaacttacTATATGGTCCAATGGTATAGTACATATGCTGTGGTGAACTATGTACTAAAAGTGTTTTCTCACGAGAAGTGAGAACCAAAAAATTCACGTAGTCCATGCCAATTCCTCAAGTTCCTATGtctcttatattaattttttttagaagaattatattatattaattaaccTTTAAAACCTCTTACCGTCAATGTCATATACTCACAAATCGCTATTTTTTtgttcaacttattttttaagtccAATAAACTCATGAAAATAAACTCTTCCAAACAAGCACACAGTCTAAATTACCCATTACTATCATCTAAGGAGATCATGAGAAGTGAATTTCtagaattatattatattatatccaaatgggtatttttttttcttatcccTCAAAATGATTTGAGTAAAATTGGACCTACATGTTCAACgtgtttaattatttatggATGGATACTTGGATAGTGGACAACACAATGTCCAAAAATGAGACTGAGATCAAGATCTGTCCATAAATATTGTGGTCTACCGTCCAAAACGTGATGCTAAAGCCGTTTATTAATCCTTTAATTAGTTTCCCTAAACAGTAAACAACCTCTTTCCACGTTCACTCTTAAGTATTAATGTGctctttattaatttattactaccgaaagaaaaaggaaatctCAAATGAAatgggaaaggaaaagaaaataaataacaaaaccgtaggaaaaagaaaatcaaggaaAAGTTAAGGAAAATGGATCCCGAGAGCTAGCAACCATTTTGCACTTGAAATGGATCCCTTTTGTCTTGTGAGGTAAGACAATGGTGTTTTTATCTGTGGAACAGTGGGAATTCGATCTTTTAGTTCTTTAAGTGGAGAAAAAGGAATATAATTTCTTGGGAATCGGGATTTTAGCCTTTTGTAGTTTGTACTTAATGTTGAGCCCTAGGTAAAAGAATAAGAAACAGGAGAATTTTCTGGGATTTGGAATAGCACATCTAGCTGGGAAAGTGTGATGCGGAAGTTCTTGTAACTTGGTCTTGGGATAAACttacaaaagattaaagaacaACAAAGGGCATCTAGAGATTCTAGAGCCacaacttttacaaaaaatagtGCTAGCTAGCACATAGGAAATTTGGGACATGTCAAATAGAATTAAgttcaactatttttttaaaattttttttttcataataattgaAGGCAATATATATTCCAtctttggta
This genomic window contains:
- the LOC126697142 gene encoding cyclin-dependent protein kinase inhibitor SMR1; translation: MSTDLEFLHDLSKSKTKTKLLTVKTTRTTSSSTTPQVGGFNDNIGANNNNNNNNVVETQNKNINVEEDDNKEEEEDCCRTPTSKEHRIPKILDCPPAPRKPKRAPTCKRKLSELQFFEIVNREEVDSFFRSSFEQLAVITSNKRNCCSCK